Proteins encoded in a region of the Perca fluviatilis chromosome 8, GENO_Pfluv_1.0, whole genome shotgun sequence genome:
- the LOC120563661 gene encoding myosin heavy chain, fast skeletal muscle-like isoform X3, which produces MSTDSEMAIYGKAAIYLRKPERERLEAQSTPFDAKSACYVTDVKELYLKGKILKKDGAKVTVEVLDTKEEKTVKEADVYPMNPPKYDKIEDMAMMTHLNEASVLYNLKERYAAWMIYTYSGLFCATVNPYKWLPVYENECVCAYRGKKRMEAPPHIFSVSDNAYQFMLTDRENQSVLITGESGAGKTVNTKRVIQYFATIAVGGPKRDTSKGSLEDQIIAANPLLEAYGNAKTIRNDNSSRFGKFIRIHFGTTGKLASADIETYLLEKSRVTFQLPDERGYHIFYQMMTAHIPELIDMALITTNPYDFPMCSMGQITVASIDDKVELEATDNAIDILGFTNEEKVSIYKLTGAVLHHGNMKFKQKQREEQGEPDGTEEADKVAYLLGLNSADMLKALCFPRVKVGNEYVTKGQTVPQVMNSVTALAKAIYERMFLWMVVRINQMLDTKQARQYYIGVLDIAGFEIFDFNTLEQLCINFTNEKLQQFFNHTMFVLEQEEYKKEGIVWEFIDFGMDLAACIELIEKPMGIFSILEEECMFPKATDTSFKNKLYDQHLGKTKAFEKPKPTKGKAEAHFSLVHYAGTVDYNINGWLEKNKDPLNDSVCQLYQKSPVKLLSICFPLIVEDTTKKGGKKKGGSMQTVSSQFRENLGKLMTNLRSTHPHFVRCLIPNESKTPGLMENFLVIHQLRCNGVLEGIRICRKGFPSRILYADFKQRYKVLNASVIPEGQFIDNKKASEKLLGSIDVNHEEYKFGHTKVFFKAGLLGVLEEMRDEKLATLVTMTQGLCRGFLMRKEFMKMMERREAIYTIEYNIRSFMNVKHWPWMKVYYKIKPLLKTAETEKELASMKENYDKMKTDLAVALAKKKELEEKMVSLLQEKNDLQLQVASESENLNDAEERCEGLIKNKIQMEAKLKETSERLEDEEESNAELTAKKRKLEDECSELKKDIDDLELTLAKVEKEKHATENKVKNLTEEMASQDESIAKLTKEKKALQEAHQQTLDDLQAEEDKVNTLTKAKTKLEQQVDDLEGSLEQEKKLRMDLERAKRKLEGDLKLAQESIMDLENEKQQSDEKIKKKDFEISQLLSKVEDEQSLGAQLQKKIKELQARIEELEEEIEAERAARAKVEKQRADLSRELEEISERLEEAGGATSAQIEMNKKREAEFQKLRRDLEESTLQHEATAAALRKKQADSVAELGEQIDNLQRVKQKLEKEKSEYKMEIDDLSSNMENVAKAKGNLEKMCRTLEDQLSELKTKNDENVRQINDTSSQRARLLTENGEFSRQVEEKEALVSQLTRGKQAFTQQIEELKRRIEEEVKAKNALAHGLQSARHDCDLLREQFEEEQEAKAELQRGMSKANSEVAQWRAKYETDAIQRTEELEESKKKLAQRLQEAEEQIEAVNSKCASLEKTKQRLQSEVEDLMIDVERANGLAANLDKKQRNFDKVLAEWKQKYEEGQAELEGAQKETRSLSTELFKMKNSYEESLDQLETMKRENKNLQQEISDLTEQIGESSKSIHELEKSKKQVETEKAEIQTALEEAEGTLEHEESKILRVQLELNQIKGEVDRKLAEKDEEMEQIKRNSQRVIDSMQSNLDSEVRSRNDALRIKKKMEGDLNEMEIQLSHANRQAAESQKQLRNVQAQLKDAQLHLDDAVRAQEEFKEQAAMVDRRNGLMVAEIEELRVALEQTERSRKTAEQELVDASERVGLLHSQNTSLLNSKKKLESDLVQVQSEVEDTVQEARNAEEKAKKAITDAAMMAEELKKEQDTSSHLERMKKNLEVTVKDLQHRLDEAENLAMKGGKKQLQKLESRVRELEAEVEAEQRRGADAIKGVRKYERRVKELTYQTEEDKKNVARLQDLVDKLQIKVKAYKRQAEEAEEQANTHLSKCRKVQHELEEAEERADIAESQVNKLRAKSRDSGKGKEAAE; this is translated from the exons ATGAGTACAGACTCGGAGATGGCCATTTATGGCAAAGCTGCCATTTACCTTCGTAAGCCAGAAAGGGAGAGACTTGAGGCTCAAAGTACACCATTTGATGCCAAGAGTGCCTGCTATGTGACCGATGTCAAGGAGCTGTACTTGAAGGGAAAAATCCTCAAGAAAGATGGTGCCAAAGTCACCGTTGAAGTCCTGGACACTAAGGAG GAGAAGACAGTGAAAGAAGCTGACGTCTATCCAATGAACCCTCCCAAGTATGACAAGATTGAGGACATGGCCATGATGACCCATCTCAATGAAGCCTCTGTGCTGTATAACCTCAAAGAGCGTTATGCAGCATGGATGATCTAC ACCTACTCTGGGTTGTTCTGTGCCACTGTGAACCCCTACAAGTGGCTCCCAGTGTAcgaaaatgaatgtgtgtgtgcctatagAGGCAAGAAGCGCATGGAGGCCCCACCCCAcatcttctctgtctctgacaacgcttatcagttcatgCTTACTG ATAGGGAGAACCAGTCTGTCTTGATCAC TGGAGAATCTGGTGCTGGAAAGACTGTGAACACCAAGCGTGTCATCCAGTACTTTGCAACAATCGCAGTTGGTGGACCGAAGAGGGATACATCAAAG GGGTCATTGGAGGATCAGATTATTGCAGCCAATCCCCTGCTGGAGGCCTATGGTAACGCCAAAACAATTAGGAATGACAACTCTTCTCGTTTT GGTAAATTCATCAGAATCCATTTCGGCACAACTGGCAAACTGGCTAGTGCTGATATTGAGACAT ATCTGTTGGAGAAGTCTAGAGTGACATTCCAGCTTCCTGATGAAAGAGGCTACCACATCTTCTATCAGATGATGACTGCACACATACCTGAGCTGATTG ATATGGCACTCATCACCACCAACCCCTACGACTTCCCCATGTGTAGCATGGGTCAGATCACTGTGGCCAGCATTGATGACAAAGTTGAGTTGGAAGCCACTGAT AACGCTATTGATATCCTGGGCTTCACTAATGAAGAGAAGGTGAGCATCTACAAGTTGACTGGTGCTGTGCTCCACCATGGTAACATGAAGTTCAAGCAGAAGCAGCGTGAGGAGCAGGGTGAGCCTGATGGCACAGAGG AGGCTGACAAGGTTGCTTACTTGCTGGGTCTCAATTCCGCTGACATGCTCAAGGCTCTGTGCTTTCCCAGAGTGAAGGTCGGAAATGAGTATGTCACCAAGGGACAGACTGTACCTCAG GTGATGAACTCAGTGACAGCCCTGGCCAAAGCTATCTATGAGAGGATGTTCTTGTGGATGGTCGTTCGTATTAACCAGATGTTGGACACAAAACAAGCAAGACAGTACTACATTGGTGTCCTGGATATTGCTGGCTTTGAAATCTTTGAC TTCAACACCTTGGAACAGCTGTGCATCAACTTCACCAATGAGAAACTGCAACAGTTCTTCAACCACACCATGTTTGTCCTGGAGCAAGAGGAGTACAAGAAGGAGGGTATTGTCTGGGAGTTCATTGACTTTGGCATGGATTTGGCTGCTTGCATTGAGCTCATTGAAAAG CCCATGGGCATCTTCTCCATCCTTGAAGAGGAGTGCATGTTCCCCAAGGCCACAGACACATCCTTCAAGAACAAGCTGTATGACCAGCATCTTGGCAAAACTAAAGCATTTGAGAAGCCTAAGCCCACCAAAGGCAAGGCTGAGGCCCACTTCTCCCTGGTGCACTATGCTGGTACCGTGGACTACAATATCAATGGCTGGCTGGAAAAGAACAAGGATCCACTGAATGACTCCGTCTGTCAGCTGTACCAGAAATCTCCAGTGAAACTGCTGTCTATCTGCTTTCCTCTTATTGTTGAGG ACACTACCAAGAAGGGAGGCAAGAAGAAGGGTGGTTCTATGCAGACTGTGTCTTCACAGTTTAGG GAGAACTTAGGGAAGCTGATGACTAACTTGAGGAGCACCCATCCTCACTTTGTGCGCTGCCTGATTCCAAATGAGTCAAAGACTCCAG GTCTGATGGAGAACTTCCTGGTCATCCACCAGCTCAGGTGTAACGGTGTGCTGGAGGGTATCAGAATCTGCAGAAAAGGTTTCCCCAGCAGAATCCTCTATGCTGACTTCAAGCAGAG GTACAAGGTACTGAATGCCAGTGTCATCCCCGAGGGCCAGTTCATTGACAACAAGAAGGCTTCAGAGAAGCTGCTTGGGTCAATTGATGTTAATCATGAAGAATACAAATTCGGACACACCAAG GTGTTCTTCAAGGCCGGTCTGCTGGGTGTCCTTGAGGAGATGAGAGATGAAAAACTGGCAACTCTGGTCACCATGACTCAGGGTTTGTGCCGTGGTTTCCTCATGAGAAAGGAGTTTATGAAGATGATGGAGAGGAG GGAAGCCATATATACCATTGAATACAATATCCGCTCATTCATGAATGTCAAACACTGGCCATGGATGAAGGTGTACTACAAGATCAAGCCTCTGCTGAAGACTGCTGAAACTGAGAAGGAGCTGGCAAGTATGAAGGAGAACTATGATAAGATGAAAACTGACTTGGCTGTTGCCCTGGCCAAGAAGAAGGAACTGGAGGAGAAGATGGTGTCCCTTCTGCAGGAGAAGAATGATCTGCAGCTGCAAGTAGCATCT GAATCAGAGAATCTGAATGATGCTGAAGAGAGATGTGAGGGACTTATCAAGAATAAGATTCAGATGGAGGCCAAACTGAAAGAGACAAGTGAAAGactggaggatgaagaggaaagCAATGCTGAGCTCACTGCCAAGAAGAGAAAGCTGGAGGATGAATGCTCTGAGCTCAAGAAGGATATTGATGACCTGGAGCTTACCTTGGCCAAagtggaaaaagagaaacatgcCACAGAGAACAAG GTGAAGAACCTGACTGAGGAGATGGCCTCTCAGGATGAGAGCATTGCTAAGCTGACTAAGGAAAAGAAAGCCCTTCAGGAGGCTCATCAGCAGACTCTTGATGACCTGCAGGCAGAGGAAGACAAAGTCAACACTCTGACCAAGGCCAAGACCAAGCTTGAGCAGCAAGTGGATGAT CTTGAGGGTTCTCTGGAGCAAGAGAAGAAGCTCCGTATGGACCTTGAGAGAGCCAAGAGAAAGCTTGAGGGTGATCTGAAACTGGCCCAGGAATCCATCATGGATCTTGAGAATGAGAAGCAGCAGTCTGACGAGAAGATCAAAAA GAAGGACTTTGAAATCAGTCAGCTCCTTAGCAAAGTTGAAGATGAGCAGTCACTGGGTGCTCAGCTTCAGAAGAAGATCAAGGAGCTCCAG GCTCGTATTGAGGAACTGGAGGAGGAGATTGAGGCTGAGCGTGCGGCTCGTGCCAAGGTTGAGAAGCAGAGAGCTGACCTCTCCAGGGAACTtgaggagatcagtgagaggctGGAGGAGGCCGGTGGTGCCACTTCTGCTCAGATTGAGATGAACAAGAAGCGTGAAGCCGAGTTCCAGAAGCTCCGTCGTGATCTTGAGGAGTCCACTCTGCAGCATGaagccactgctgctgctcttcgcAAGAAGCAGGCTGACAGCGTTGCTGAGCTGGGAGAGCAGATCGACAACCTCCAGCGTGTAAAGCAGAAGCTTGAGAAGGAAAAGAGTGAATACAAGATGGAGATTGATGACCTCTCCAGCAACATGGAGAACGTTGCTAAAGCAAAG GGAAATCTTGAAAAGATGTGCCGTACTCTAGAGGACCAACTCAGCGAACTAAAGACCAAGAATGATGAAAATGTCCGTCAAATCAATGACACAAGTTCACAGAGAGCACGTCTCCTGACAGAAAATG GTGAGTTCAGCCGTCAAGTTGAAGAGAAAGAAGCTCTTGTCTCCCAGCTGACCAGAGGCAAACAGGCATTCACACAGCAGATTGAGGAGCTGAAAAGACGTATTGAAGAGGAGGTTAAG GCCAAGAATGCTCTTGCCCATGGACTGCAATCAGCCCGCCATGACTGTGATCTGCTGAGGGAGCAGTTTGAGGAGGAGCAAGAGGCCAAGGCTGAGCTGCAGCGTGGAATGTCCAAGGCCAACAGTGAGGTGGCTCAGTGGAGAGCTAAGTATGAAACTGATGCTATCCAGCGCACTGAGGAGCTTGAGGAATCCAA GAAAAAGCTGGCTCAGCGTCTTCAGGAGGCTGAGGAGCAGATTGAGGCGGTGAATTCCAAATGTGCTTCTCTTGAAAAAACCAAACAGAGGCTCCAGAGTGAGGTGGAGGACCTCATGATTGATGTGGAGCGGGCCAATGGGCTGGCTGCCAACCTGGACAAGAAGCAGAGGAACTTTGACAAG GTGTTGGCAGAGTGGAAACAGAAGTACGAGGAGGGTCAAGCAGAGCTCGAGGGAGCCCAGAAGGAGACTCGTTCTCTCAGCACTGAGCTGTTCAAGATGAAGAACTCTTATGAGGAATctttggatcagctggagaccATGAAGCGTGAAAACAAGAACCTGCAAC AGGAGATCTCAGATCTGACTGAACAGATTGGTGAGTCTAGCAAGAGTATCCATGAGCTGGAGAAGTCCAAGAAGCAGGTGGAGACCGAGAAGGCTGAGATCCAGACAGCACTTGAAGAGGCTGAG GGAACTCTGGAACACGAGGAGTCAAAGATTCTGCGTGTCCAGCTGGAGCTCAACCAGATTAAGGGTGAGGTGGACAGGAAGCTGGCAGAGAAAGATGAGGAGATGGAGCAGATCAAGAGGAACAGCCAGAGGGTGATTGACTCCATGCAGAGCAATCTGGATTCTGAGGTCAGGAGCAGGAACGATGCCCTGAGAATCAAGAAGAAGATGGAGGGAGACCTGAATGAGATGGAGATTCAGCTGAGCCACGCCAATCGCCAGGCAGCTGAGTCCCAGAAGCAGCTGAGGAATGTGCAAGCACAGCTGAAG GATGCACAACTGCACCTTGATGATGCTGTGAGAGCACAGGAGGAATTCAAGGAACAAGCTGCTATGGTGGATCGCAGAAACGGTCTGATGGTAGCAGAAATTGAGGAACTTAGAGTTGCTCTGGAACAGACGGAGAGAAGTCGCAAAACTGCTGAACAGGAGCTGGTGGATGCCAGTGAGCGTGTTGGTCTTCTGCACTCTCAG AACACAAGCCTTCTGAACTCCAAGAAGAAGCTTGAGTCTGACCTGGTCCAGGTCCAGAGTGAAGTAGAGGACACTGTTCAGGAAGCAAGGAATGCAGAAGAGAAGGCCAAGAAGGCCATCACTGAT GCtgctatgatggctgaggagcTGAAGAAAGAGCAAGATACCAGCTCTCACCtggagaggatgaagaagaacctGGAGGTCACTGTTAAGGACCTGCAGCACCGCCTGGATGAGGCTGAGAACCTGGCCATGAAGGGTGGCAAGAAGCAGCTCCAGAAACTTGAGTCCAGG GTGCGTGAACTGGAGGCAGAGGTTGAGGCTGAGCAGAGACGTGGAGCAGATGCCATTAAGGGTGTCCGCAAATATGAGAGGAGGGTGAAAGAGCTCACCTATCAG aCTGAGGAGGACAAGAAAAACGTTGCCAGGCTGCAGGATCTAGTTGACAAGTTGCAGATCAAAGTCAAGGCCTACAAGAGGCAGGCTGAGGAGGCG GAGGAGCAGGCCAACACTCATCTGTCCAAGTGCAGGAAGGTGCAGCAtgagctggaggaggctgaggagCGCGCTGACATCGCAGAGTCCCAGGTCAACAAGTTGAGAGCGAAGAGCCGTGACTCTGGCAAG GGAAAAGAGGCAGCTGAGTAA